The proteins below come from a single Drosophila miranda strain MSH22 chromosome Y unlocalized genomic scaffold, D.miranda_PacBio2.1 Contig_Y1_pilon, whole genome shotgun sequence genomic window:
- the LOC117189757 gene encoding mastermind-like protein 2 isoform X2: MDLSLERDSSALGSLFQQIINDMKNTSPLWDDFVAKASKLHTCLRAAIQAIAACLDAFQKIADAATNSRGASKEMATALTRVCLRHKAVETRLKTFTSAIMDCLVQPLQDKIEDWKRTVATIDKDHAKEYKRCRSELKKRSSDTLRLQKKARKGQTDGLQSLMDSHMQDVTLRRAELEEVEKRSLRAAMVEERLRYCSFVHMLQPVVHEECEVMSELGHLQEAMQSIALVTKEPSVLPQASEEFIHDAKASINLYPESPGGGSGSQGGGCSNSLGSRKSSVCSISSMNSSGSSNSPGHHHYPRFLSQFVTPAIRLKPGESSDSGFCSSPALTTQVSNATNQTANVSTWPPHSQDVVDTLPPTADRPHTISTAYEKGHQRPPLTVYTFQNPETIHESGSGNGINNGSVAPSNGQPSSGQTTPATQKSPAASLSRPPLPVKPAHVRCSSLERPLSAQSNHRQGSGSGGLLQRQCPSPIPAHITKELSAAHHTQQQLQQQQSPPTYVNMSELANMAALKLTNHQQQQQQQKPTPPPLQQQSSIDSICSQHSNDSSGSHQLLQQQQQAPHAAQHHATRSHSISSTASSLHSHPSIDSTVACGSVAGQHTHSTSTNTNTTSPSSGSSTPQNNYSPLLTNSPTSTAAGTPSGSSITTGTGTGAGLGFVYQVSSPTPPTSEVQVQVLKITEQAGSQPPASAEDTDERSRASVLQKASMFEKQAASVAAATGSVSPPVPATGPSPAAAAPSVGGPKRSEAEQQEMDKSFEDSIKALNNLIGELDSFQREIDEGKGRQNSNNNLTTSSSSSENNNLPPACIGSTASTTSTTNIDLCGISNQTNFSGCGTDTSDTTSEELAGEEGGQLMDPTLVEARRRERELLGASDSELSRCYVSETSLLTGGLTAGGYENPTFAHFVSANRDDPYNGGSGSEGRSLYAPASASVSVSADSISLAASDSICLSGQPRHAYVDTCSDSGSAVVVIYDHQIPNTPDIEFVKQNSEIVLLRTKDPQVQSQLQLHEMRELLQLPSNLAGSPDSPDSGSCKAPPPATATVAPAKQRLSSFRASSEQQLQLLGRGSPQRGKANHVEQPPQQQQPAQGTVSDNGSLPVDPPVMRRQMPPKPTSLCLSLFNGTGTGTGSNQPPSVADKPLIPRKSDFKADLDAKIRRQKQKVQQQLQQQQQQQQKQQQTPQQPLQQQQQQQQQHSPQSHQTRNCNVTNGPAAAVVIASASDPILSPHPYQNQNHNHRMPSQNQTTATSNHKQYQTPQAAATATSKTSASPPSAIKANPALSSLSPRGGLPQPSSSSSLPSSASASTNSTSTNALAPLPVATATATAPCRPPASAPPAAHPYVCSLNAANPQANHQANTNTNSTANANATPRPASLSGGAGGGLVGAGGSTRIARRSSINQAKPPPPVRRSSSVTPSPNASVGQVTHLQLQHNTPLSSSSEHLPPPPAFMLESMSSAPPAGMPSSALKVSETVRALAAMRHQPASPGTLRRIQQQQQHQQQQQQQQYQPPLQTFRTSSPAAGGGGGGGIYAQPKLVNSMSSFRTSSPSPNGHGHGHAHPLPPTQPKVNPNLIAQLNARLNSKQQQQHHQQHASEGIYGNQQQPGGESIYTRSGLSMSQPQQQQHYDDYATSTNIEKTGSIRAKTKAEFLENLNAKLAKQGMSGRAFAVRNLINSKALPDPRICHESLMDQIKRGAPLKRNQKINDRSAPKIHLINAKT; encoded by the exons AACACCTCTCCACTGTGGGATGACTTCGTGGCAAAGGCCAGCAAATTGCACACATGCTTGAG GGCTGCCATACAGGCAATCGCCGCCTGTTTGGATGCCTTCCAGAAGATAGCCGATGCGGCCACCAATTCCAGAG GCGCCTCCAAGGAAATGGCCACCGCCCTGACCCGGGTCTGCCTGCGCCACAAGGCAGTGGAGACCCGCTTGAAGACCTTCACCAGCGCCATTATGGACTGTCTGGTGCAGCCGCTGCAGGACAAGATCGAGGACTGGAAACGCACCGTGGCCACCATCGACAAGGACCATGCCAAAGAATACAAGCGCTGCCGGAGTGAGCTGAAGAAGCGCTCCAGCGACACGCTGCGGCTCCAGAAGAAGGCCCGCAAGGGCCAGACCGACGGCCTCCAGTCGCTGATGGACTCGCACATGCAGGACGTGACCCTGCGCCGGGCCGAGCTGGAGGAGGTGGAGAAGCGTTCGCTGCGAGCGGCCATGGTGGAGGAGCGGCTGCGCTACTGCAGCTTCGTCCACATGCTGCAGCCGGTGGTGCACGAGGAGTGTGAGGTGATGTCCGAGCTGGGACATCTGCAG GAGGCCATGCAGTCCATTGCTCTGGTCACCAAGGAGCCCAGTGTCCTGCCGCAGGCCTCCGAGGAGTTCATCCACGATGCCAAGGCCAGCATCAATCTCTATCCGGAGTCGCCGGGCGGCGGATCCGGCTCCCAGGGCGGCGGCTGCTCCAACTCTCTGGGATCCAGGAAGAGCTCTGTCTGCTCCATCAGCAGCATGAACAGCAGCGGCTCCAGCAACTCTCCGGGCCATCATCACTATCCGCGCTTCCTGTCGCAG TTTGTAACGCCCGCAATTCGCTTGAAACCTGGTGAATCCAGTGATAGTGGCTTTTGCTCATCGCCAGCTCTAACAACAcag GTCTCGAACGCAACGAACCAGACGGCAAATGTGTCGACATGGCCGCCACATTCCCAGGACGTGGTGGACACCCTCCCGCCCACGGCCGACCGACCGCACACCATTTCCACGGCATACGAGAAGGGTCACCAGCGCCCGCCACTGACTGTCTACACGTTCCAGAACCCAGAGACCATCCACGAGTCCGGGAGCGGCAACGGGATCAACAATGGGTCGGTGGCCCCATCCAACGGACAGCCATCGTCGGGCCAGACCACACCGGCCACCCAGAAGTCTCCGGCCGCATCGCTCAGTCGTCCGCCTCTGCCAGTC AAGCCGGCCCATGTG CGCTGCTCGTCGCTGGAGCGTCCGCTGTCGGCGCAGAGCAACCACCGTCAGGGCAGTGGAAGCGGCGGCCTGCTGCAGCGTCAGTGCCCCTCACCGATACCGGCTCATATCACGAAAG AGCTGTCCGCAGCACATCATacacagcagcagctccagcagcagcagagtcCGCCCACATACGTTAACATGTCCGAACTGGCCAACATGGCGGCCTTGAAGCTCACTaaccaccagcagcaacagcagcagcagaagcccACGCCACCgcctctgcagcagcagagctCCATTGATTCGATCTGCTCGCAGCATTCCAACGACTCCTCGGGCTCCCATCAGCttctacagcagcagcagcaagcgcCTCACGCTGCCCAGCATCATGCCACACGCTCCCATTCCATATCCTCGACGGCCTCGTCGCTGCACTCGCATCCATCGATCGACTCGACGGTCGCTTGCGGCTCCGTCGCGGGCCAGCACACCcacagcaccagcaccaacacGAACACCACCTCGCCGTCCAGTGGCAGCTCCACGCCCCAGAACAATTACTCGCCCCTGTTAACCAACTCACCCACGTCCACTGCCGCAGGTACGCCCAGTGGAAGCAGCATCACCACGGGCACGGGTACCGGCGCCGGACTGGGATTCGTCTACCAGGTCAGCTCGCccacgccgccgacgagcgaGGTGCAGGTGCAGGTGCTCAAGATCACCGAGCAGGCGGGATCGCAGCCGCCGGCCAGTGCCGAGGACACGGACGAAAGGTCGCGTGCCTCTGTCCTGCAGAAGGCCTCCATGTTCGAGAAGCAGGCGGCATccgtggcagcagcaaccggTAGTGTGTCGCCTCCTGTTCCGGCCACGGGTCCATCCCCTGCAGCGGCCGCCCCCAGTGTAGGGGGACCAAAGCGGTCCGAGGCCGAGCAGCAGGAAATGG aCAAATCTTTCGAAGACTCAATCAAAGcattaaataatttaattgGCGAACTAGACTCGTTTCAACGTGAGATTGATGAGGGCAAGGGCAGGcagaacagcaacaacaacctgACAAcgagtagcagcagcagcgagaaCAACAACCTGCCCCCCGCCTGCATCGGCAGCACCGccagcaccaccagcaccaccaaCATCGATTTGTGCGGCATCAGCAACCAGACCAACTTCAGCGGCTGCGGCACGGACACGTCGGACACCACCTCCGAGGAGCTGGCCGGAGAGGAGGGTGGCCAACTGATGGACCCCACGCTGGTGGAGGCCAGGCGGCGAGAACGAGAGCTTCTGGGCGCCAGCGATTCGGAGCTGAGTCGCTGCTATGTGAGCGAGACGAGTTTGCTGACCGGCGGCCTGACAGCGGGCGGCTACGAGAACCCCACGTTCGCCCACTTTGTGAGTGCGAACCGCGACGACCCCTACAACGGGGGGTCGGGCAGCGAGGGGCGCTCCCTATATGCgcccgcctccgcctccgtgtccgtgtccgcaGACAGCATCTCGTTGGCCGCCTCCGACAGCATCTGCCTGTCGGGGCAGCCGCGGCACGCCTACGTGGACACCTgcagcgacagcggcagcgCCGTCGTGGTGATCTACGACCACCAGATCCCCAACACCCCGGACATTGAATTCGTCAAGCAGAACTCGGAGATAGTCCTGCTGCGCACCAAGGACCCCCAGGTGCAGTCGCAGCTGCAGCTCCACGAGATGCGcgagctgctgcagctgcccTCGAATCTAGCCGGATCCCCGGACTCGCCGGACTCGGGTAGTTGCAAGGCGCCCCCGCCGGCAACAGCAACTGTGGCGCCCGCCAAGCAGCGACTCTCCTCGTTTCGCGCCTCCagcgagcagcagctgcagctgctcgGACGCGGCAGCCCGCAAAGAGGTAAAGCAAACCACGTCGAGCAGccgccccagcagcagcagccggcaCAAGGGACAGTCAGTGATAACGGTAGTCTCCCAGTAGACCCTCCTGTGATGCGGCGACAGATGCCCCCAAAGCCCACCAGCCTCTGCCTGAGCCTTTTCAATGGTAcaggtacgggtacgggttcGAATCAGCCTCCCAGTGTGGCCGACAAGCCATTGATACCCCGAAAGTCAGACTTTAAGGCCGACTTAGATGCCAAAATACGcaggcagaagcagaaggTTCAACAGCAattacagcagcagcaacagcaacagcagaagcagcaacaaacGCCACAGCAGccactgcaacagcagcagcagcagcaacaacaacactcACCACAGTCGCACCAAACCAGAAACTGTAATGTCACTAATggcccagcagcagccgttGTTATTGCATCCGCATCAGATCCAATCTTGAGCCCGCATCCataccaaaaccaaaaccacaACCATAGAATGCCAAGCCAAAATCAGACAACAGCAACATCCAATCATAAGCAATACCAGACGCCCCAAGCAGCTGCGACAGCAACATCAAAAACATCAGCATCTCCTCCAtctgcaataaaagcaaaccCAGCATTATCATCATTGTCACCTCGCGGTGGTCTGCCACAgccatcatcatcgtcatcattaccatcatctgcatctgcatccaCAAACTCCACATCGACAAACGCTCTTGCTCCGCTGCccgttgccactgccactgccactgccccctGCAGACCACCAGCATCAGCGCCACCAGCCGCCCATCCATATGTGTGCTCCTTGAATGCCGCCAACCCCCAAGCTAACCATCAAGccaatacgaatacgaattccactgccaatgccaatgccacgCCCAGGCCGGCCTCGTTGTCGG gaggagcaggaggaggattAGTAGGAGCAGGTGGCTCAACGCGGATCGCACGTCGTTCGTCCATCAATCAGGCCAAGCCACCGCCGCCAGTGCGACGCAGCTCCTCGGTGACACCCAGTCCCAATGCTTCGGTGGGG CAAGTGACGCATCTGCAGCTGCAACATAACACGCCGCTAAGCAGCTCCAGCGAGCATCTACCACCGCCGCCAGCCTTTATGCTGGAGTCCATGTCCAGCGCCCCTCCAGCGGGCATGCCGAGCTCCGCTCTGAAGGTGTCGGAGACGGTGCGAGCCCTGGCAGCCATGCGGCATCAGCCGGCATCGCCTGGTACGCTAAGACgtatacagcagcagcagcaacaccagcaacaacaacagcaacagcaatatCAACCCCCACTGCAG ACGTTCCGCACCTCGTCACCGGCCGCAGGCGGAGGAGGCGGTGGGGGCATCTATGCCCAACCCAAGCTGGTCAACAGCATGTCCAGCTTCCGCACCAGCAGCCCAAGTCCcaatgggcatgggcatgggcatgcgCACCCACTGCCACCGACACAGCCCAAGGTGAATCCGAATCTAATTGCACAGCTGAATGCACGACTCAacagcaagcagcagcagcagcaccatcaACAGCATGCTTCCGAGGGCATCTACGGCAACCAGCAGCAACCTGGAGGCGAGTCGATCTACACGCGGAGCGGCCTGTCCATGTCCcagccgcaacagcagcaacactATGACG ACTACGCCACAAGCACAAATATCGAAAAGACTGGCAGCATTCGGGCCAAGACCAAGGCCGAGTTCCTCGAGAATCTCAACGCGAAACTGGCCAAGCAGGGCATGTCCGGCCGCGCATTTGCCGTGCGAAATCTCATCAATAGCAAGGCCCTG CCGGACCCTCGCATCTGTCACGAGTCGCTGATGGATCAGATAAAACGCGGAGCCCCGTTGAAACGTAACCAGAAGATCAACGATCGCAGCGCTCCTAAAATACACTTAATTAACGCAAAGACCTAA
- the LOC117189757 gene encoding pneumococcal serine-rich repeat protein-like isoform X1, which produces MDLSLERDSSALGSLFQQIINDMKNTSPLWDDFVAKASKLHTCLRAAIQAIAACLDAFQKIADAATNSRGASKEMATALTRVCLRHKAVETRLKTFTSAIMDCLVQPLQDKIEDWKRTVATIDKDHAKEYKRCRSELKKRSSDTLRLQKKARKGQTDGLQSLMDSHMQDVTLRRAELEEVEKRSLRAAMVEERLRYCSFVHMLQPVVHEECEVMSELGHLQEAMQSIALVTKEPSVLPQASEEFIHDAKASINLYPESPGGGSGSQGGGCSNSLGSRKSSVCSISSMNSSGSSNSPGHHHYPRFLSQFVTPAIRLKPGESSDSGFCSSPALTTQVSNATNQTANVSTWPPHSQDVVDTLPPTADRPHTISTAYEKGHQRPPLTVYTFQNPETIHESGSGNGINNGSVAPSNGQPSSGQTTPATQKSPAASLSRPPLPVKPAHVRCSSLERPLSAQSNHRQGSGSGGLLQRQCPSPIPAHITKELSAAHHTQQQLQQQQSPPTYVNMSELANMAALKLTNHQQQQQQQKPTPPPLQQQSSIDSICSQHSNDSSGSHQLLQQQQQAPHAAQHHATRSHSISSTASSLHSHPSIDSTVACGSVAGQHTHSTSTNTNTTSPSSGSSTPQNNYSPLLTNSPTSTAAGTPSGSSITTGTGTGAGLGFVYQVSSPTPPTSEVQVQVLKITEQAGSQPPASAEDTDERSRASVLQKASMFEKQAASVAAATGSVSPPVPATGPSPAAAAPSVGGPKRSEAEQQEMDKSFEDSIKALNNLIGELDSFQREIDEGKGRQNSNNNLTTSSSSSENNNLPPACIGSTASTTSTTNIDLCGISNQTNFSGCGTDTSDTTSEELAGEEGGQLMDPTLVEARRRERELLGASDSELSRCYVSETSLLTGGLTAGGYENPTFAHFVSANRDDPYNGGSGSEGRSLYAPASASVSVSADSISLAASDSICLSGQPRHAYVDTCSDSGSAVVVIYDHQIPNTPDIEFVKQNSEIVLLRTKDPQVQSQLQLHEMRELLQLPSNLAGSPDSPDSGSCKAPPPATATVAPAKQRLSSFRASSEQQLQLLGRGSPQRGKANHVEQPPQQQQPAQGTVSDNGSLPVDPPVMRRQMPPKPTSLCLSLFNGTGTGTGSNQPPSVADKPLIPRKSDFKADLDAKIRRQKQKVQQQLQQQQQQQQKQQQTPQQPLQQQQQQQQQHSPQSHQTRNCNVTNGPAAAVVIASASDPILSPHPYQNQNHNHRMPSQNQTTATSNHKQYQTPQAAATATSKTSASPPSAIKANPALSSLSPRGGLPQPSSSSSLPSSASASTNSTSTNALAPLPVATATATAPCRPPASAPPAAHPYVCSLNAANPQANHQANTNTNSTANANATPRPASLSGGAGGGLVGAGGSTRIARRSSINQAKPPPPVRRSSSVTPSPNASVGQVTHLQLQHNTPLSSSSEHLPPPPAFMLESMSSAPPAGMPSSALKVSETVRALAAMRHQPASPGTLRRIQQQQQHQQQQQQQQYQPPLQTFRTSSPAAGGGGGGGIYAQPKLVNSMSSFRTSSPSPNGHGHGHAHPLPPTQPKVNPNLIAQLNARLNSKQQQQHHQQHASEGIYGNQQQPGGESIYTRSGLSMSQPQQQQHYDAAAPILSMRQAQQQQQQQYQHLQQQHYTCPPPLEDPPPPPIYSAGASATMPKKMTRPHAGQSAASQLSAYAADSATATLPKNMMQQQQRLRQQQHHQQYQQPAGMGNGNGHVNQRPQLRLPQQQMQQQQQQKLRAAQQQHLAEQQQQQQQQRQPPIPSRHSSVQQKIFVSTNPFIQTTAGKFHSPSASPTCGSPVTGSGSVSSASIYATTARGNHHHQQQHQQQIHHPQQQQHQQQQHYYREVAGGNSNGGAAYYNHNNAHGHGHANANAHANVHAHAHMSHAQAHHPNYATSTNIEKTGSIRAKTKAEFLENLNAKLAKQGMSGRAFAVRNLINSKALPDPRICHESLMDQIKRGAPLKRNQKINDRSAPKIHLINAKT; this is translated from the exons AACACCTCTCCACTGTGGGATGACTTCGTGGCAAAGGCCAGCAAATTGCACACATGCTTGAG GGCTGCCATACAGGCAATCGCCGCCTGTTTGGATGCCTTCCAGAAGATAGCCGATGCGGCCACCAATTCCAGAG GCGCCTCCAAGGAAATGGCCACCGCCCTGACCCGGGTCTGCCTGCGCCACAAGGCAGTGGAGACCCGCTTGAAGACCTTCACCAGCGCCATTATGGACTGTCTGGTGCAGCCGCTGCAGGACAAGATCGAGGACTGGAAACGCACCGTGGCCACCATCGACAAGGACCATGCCAAAGAATACAAGCGCTGCCGGAGTGAGCTGAAGAAGCGCTCCAGCGACACGCTGCGGCTCCAGAAGAAGGCCCGCAAGGGCCAGACCGACGGCCTCCAGTCGCTGATGGACTCGCACATGCAGGACGTGACCCTGCGCCGGGCCGAGCTGGAGGAGGTGGAGAAGCGTTCGCTGCGAGCGGCCATGGTGGAGGAGCGGCTGCGCTACTGCAGCTTCGTCCACATGCTGCAGCCGGTGGTGCACGAGGAGTGTGAGGTGATGTCCGAGCTGGGACATCTGCAG GAGGCCATGCAGTCCATTGCTCTGGTCACCAAGGAGCCCAGTGTCCTGCCGCAGGCCTCCGAGGAGTTCATCCACGATGCCAAGGCCAGCATCAATCTCTATCCGGAGTCGCCGGGCGGCGGATCCGGCTCCCAGGGCGGCGGCTGCTCCAACTCTCTGGGATCCAGGAAGAGCTCTGTCTGCTCCATCAGCAGCATGAACAGCAGCGGCTCCAGCAACTCTCCGGGCCATCATCACTATCCGCGCTTCCTGTCGCAG TTTGTAACGCCCGCAATTCGCTTGAAACCTGGTGAATCCAGTGATAGTGGCTTTTGCTCATCGCCAGCTCTAACAACAcag GTCTCGAACGCAACGAACCAGACGGCAAATGTGTCGACATGGCCGCCACATTCCCAGGACGTGGTGGACACCCTCCCGCCCACGGCCGACCGACCGCACACCATTTCCACGGCATACGAGAAGGGTCACCAGCGCCCGCCACTGACTGTCTACACGTTCCAGAACCCAGAGACCATCCACGAGTCCGGGAGCGGCAACGGGATCAACAATGGGTCGGTGGCCCCATCCAACGGACAGCCATCGTCGGGCCAGACCACACCGGCCACCCAGAAGTCTCCGGCCGCATCGCTCAGTCGTCCGCCTCTGCCAGTC AAGCCGGCCCATGTG CGCTGCTCGTCGCTGGAGCGTCCGCTGTCGGCGCAGAGCAACCACCGTCAGGGCAGTGGAAGCGGCGGCCTGCTGCAGCGTCAGTGCCCCTCACCGATACCGGCTCATATCACGAAAG AGCTGTCCGCAGCACATCATacacagcagcagctccagcagcagcagagtcCGCCCACATACGTTAACATGTCCGAACTGGCCAACATGGCGGCCTTGAAGCTCACTaaccaccagcagcaacagcagcagcagaagcccACGCCACCgcctctgcagcagcagagctCCATTGATTCGATCTGCTCGCAGCATTCCAACGACTCCTCGGGCTCCCATCAGCttctacagcagcagcagcaagcgcCTCACGCTGCCCAGCATCATGCCACACGCTCCCATTCCATATCCTCGACGGCCTCGTCGCTGCACTCGCATCCATCGATCGACTCGACGGTCGCTTGCGGCTCCGTCGCGGGCCAGCACACCcacagcaccagcaccaacacGAACACCACCTCGCCGTCCAGTGGCAGCTCCACGCCCCAGAACAATTACTCGCCCCTGTTAACCAACTCACCCACGTCCACTGCCGCAGGTACGCCCAGTGGAAGCAGCATCACCACGGGCACGGGTACCGGCGCCGGACTGGGATTCGTCTACCAGGTCAGCTCGCccacgccgccgacgagcgaGGTGCAGGTGCAGGTGCTCAAGATCACCGAGCAGGCGGGATCGCAGCCGCCGGCCAGTGCCGAGGACACGGACGAAAGGTCGCGTGCCTCTGTCCTGCAGAAGGCCTCCATGTTCGAGAAGCAGGCGGCATccgtggcagcagcaaccggTAGTGTGTCGCCTCCTGTTCCGGCCACGGGTCCATCCCCTGCAGCGGCCGCCCCCAGTGTAGGGGGACCAAAGCGGTCCGAGGCCGAGCAGCAGGAAATGG aCAAATCTTTCGAAGACTCAATCAAAGcattaaataatttaattgGCGAACTAGACTCGTTTCAACGTGAGATTGATGAGGGCAAGGGCAGGcagaacagcaacaacaacctgACAAcgagtagcagcagcagcgagaaCAACAACCTGCCCCCCGCCTGCATCGGCAGCACCGccagcaccaccagcaccaccaaCATCGATTTGTGCGGCATCAGCAACCAGACCAACTTCAGCGGCTGCGGCACGGACACGTCGGACACCACCTCCGAGGAGCTGGCCGGAGAGGAGGGTGGCCAACTGATGGACCCCACGCTGGTGGAGGCCAGGCGGCGAGAACGAGAGCTTCTGGGCGCCAGCGATTCGGAGCTGAGTCGCTGCTATGTGAGCGAGACGAGTTTGCTGACCGGCGGCCTGACAGCGGGCGGCTACGAGAACCCCACGTTCGCCCACTTTGTGAGTGCGAACCGCGACGACCCCTACAACGGGGGGTCGGGCAGCGAGGGGCGCTCCCTATATGCgcccgcctccgcctccgtgtccgtgtccgcaGACAGCATCTCGTTGGCCGCCTCCGACAGCATCTGCCTGTCGGGGCAGCCGCGGCACGCCTACGTGGACACCTgcagcgacagcggcagcgCCGTCGTGGTGATCTACGACCACCAGATCCCCAACACCCCGGACATTGAATTCGTCAAGCAGAACTCGGAGATAGTCCTGCTGCGCACCAAGGACCCCCAGGTGCAGTCGCAGCTGCAGCTCCACGAGATGCGcgagctgctgcagctgcccTCGAATCTAGCCGGATCCCCGGACTCGCCGGACTCGGGTAGTTGCAAGGCGCCCCCGCCGGCAACAGCAACTGTGGCGCCCGCCAAGCAGCGACTCTCCTCGTTTCGCGCCTCCagcgagcagcagctgcagctgctcgGACGCGGCAGCCCGCAAAGAGGTAAAGCAAACCACGTCGAGCAGccgccccagcagcagcagccggcaCAAGGGACAGTCAGTGATAACGGTAGTCTCCCAGTAGACCCTCCTGTGATGCGGCGACAGATGCCCCCAAAGCCCACCAGCCTCTGCCTGAGCCTTTTCAATGGTAcaggtacgggtacgggttcGAATCAGCCTCCCAGTGTGGCCGACAAGCCATTGATACCCCGAAAGTCAGACTTTAAGGCCGACTTAGATGCCAAAATACGcaggcagaagcagaaggTTCAACAGCAattacagcagcagcaacagcaacagcagaagcagcaacaaacGCCACAGCAGccactgcaacagcagcagcagcagcaacaacaacactcACCACAGTCGCACCAAACCAGAAACTGTAATGTCACTAATggcccagcagcagccgttGTTATTGCATCCGCATCAGATCCAATCTTGAGCCCGCATCCataccaaaaccaaaaccacaACCATAGAATGCCAAGCCAAAATCAGACAACAGCAACATCCAATCATAAGCAATACCAGACGCCCCAAGCAGCTGCGACAGCAACATCAAAAACATCAGCATCTCCTCCAtctgcaataaaagcaaaccCAGCATTATCATCATTGTCACCTCGCGGTGGTCTGCCACAgccatcatcatcgtcatcattaccatcatctgcatctgcatccaCAAACTCCACATCGACAAACGCTCTTGCTCCGCTGCccgttgccactgccactgccactgccccctGCAGACCACCAGCATCAGCGCCACCAGCCGCCCATCCATATGTGTGCTCCTTGAATGCCGCCAACCCCCAAGCTAACCATCAAGccaatacgaatacgaattccactgccaatgccaatgccacgCCCAGGCCGGCCTCGTTGTCGG gaggagcaggaggaggattAGTAGGAGCAGGTGGCTCAACGCGGATCGCACGTCGTTCGTCCATCAATCAGGCCAAGCCACCGCCGCCAGTGCGACGCAGCTCCTCGGTGACACCCAGTCCCAATGCTTCGGTGGGG CAAGTGACGCATCTGCAGCTGCAACATAACACGCCGCTAAGCAGCTCCAGCGAGCATCTACCACCGCCGCCAGCCTTTATGCTGGAGTCCATGTCCAGCGCCCCTCCAGCGGGCATGCCGAGCTCCGCTCTGAAGGTGTCGGAGACGGTGCGAGCCCTGGCAGCCATGCGGCATCAGCCGGCATCGCCTGGTACGCTAAGACgtatacagcagcagcagcaacaccagcaacaacaacagcaacagcaatatCAACCCCCACTGCAG ACGTTCCGCACCTCGTCACCGGCCGCAGGCGGAGGAGGCGGTGGGGGCATCTATGCCCAACCCAAGCTGGTCAACAGCATGTCCAGCTTCCGCACCAGCAGCCCAAGTCCcaatgggcatgggcatgggcatgcgCACCCACTGCCACCGACACAGCCCAAGGTGAATCCGAATCTAATTGCACAGCTGAATGCACGACTCAacagcaagcagcagcagcagcaccatcaACAGCATGCTTCCGAGGGCATCTACGGCAACCAGCAGCAACCTGGAGGCGAGTCGATCTACACGCGGAGCGGCCTGTCCATGTCCcagccgcaacagcagcaacactATGACG CAGCTGCCCCAATCCTTAGCATGCGACAggctcagcagcagcagcagcagcagtaccaacatctgcagcagcagcattacACGTGCCCGCCTCCACTGGAGGAtccgccaccgccacccaTTTACAGTGCCGGAGCATCGGCCACGATGCCCAAGAAGATGACACGCCCCCATGCTGGCCAGAGTGCGGCCTCTCAGTTGAGTGCCTATGCAGCAGATTCGGCCACGGCTACGCTCCCAAAAAACatgatgcagcagcagcaacgtttacggcagcagcagcatcatcagcAATACCAACAGCCGGCAGGCAtgggcaatggcaatggccaTGTAAATCAGCGTCCACAGTTGCGTCTTCCCCAGCAGCagatgcagcaacagcagcagcagaaactgaGAGCAGCTCAACAGCAACATTTGgcggaacagcagcagcaacagcaacagcagcgccagcCACCCATACCGTCGCGGCACTCCAGTGTACAGCAAAAGATATTCGTGTCAACGAATCCATTCATACAAACGACGGCCGGCAAGTTCCATTCGCCCTCAGCCTCGCCCACTTGCGGCTCGCCCGTAACTGGATCTGGGTCTGTATCCTCGGCTAGTATTTATGCCACAACGGCGCGTGGCAATCAccaccatcagcagcagcaccagcagcaaatACATCatccacaacagcagcagcatcaacagcaacagcattaTTATCGCGAGGTTGCTGGGGGCAACAGCAATGGCGGCGCTGCTTACTACAACCACAATAATGCCCATGGCCATGGCCACGCGAATGCGAACGCCCATGCCAATGTCCATGCCCACGCCCACATGTCCCATGCCCAGGCACATCATCCAA ACTACGCCACAAGCACAAATATCGAAAAGACTGGCAGCATTCGGGCCAAGACCAAGGCCGAGTTCCTCGAGAATCTCAACGCGAAACTGGCCAAGCAGGGCATGTCCGGCCGCGCATTTGCCGTGCGAAATCTCATCAATAGCAAGGCCCTG CCGGACCCTCGCATCTGTCACGAGTCGCTGATGGATCAGATAAAACGCGGAGCCCCGTTGAAACGTAACCAGAAGATCAACGATCGCAGCGCTCCTAAAATACACTTAATTAACGCAAAGACCTAA